A stretch of DNA from Brevibacillus ruminantium:
GAAATGGGCAACAAGGAAAATCCTTCGCAAACCAAAGCCTCCAATACGCTGAGCAAAGAGCAAACCCGTTCCAAACAGCGTGGAGAGTAAATGTCAAGCAAAAAGCCGGTCTGCATCTCGTGCGACCGGCTCCTTCTCAGCAAACGATGACCAATATTTACTTGCAGAACCTACCCCCGGATCAATTGGCCATTAATATAAAAAGCAACATGCTGCAGGGTCACGTACAACGTATCTGCGGGACGCGGCGCCAGCTCGGCAAAACGGTGGCGGCTCACCTCCGCTTCCAGTATTTCGCCTGTATCCTTACGCCTCAGCTCCAAGCGGATGACTGATCCCAAATCGTAGATGTAGCAAAGCTCAGATAAGACCGACCGCGGGTTTTTCGGCGAGCGGCTTACCTCTACATCATGAGGCCGGACATAACCAACCGCCGGCTGGTTGTTCGTTTCCGCCGCCCAGTCCACGTCAAACTCTGCTTCCCCCAGCTTTACCTTGCCATTGTCCACTCGTCCCCTGAAAAAGTTGACCCGGCCCAAAAAACTGTAGACAAACGGATTGGCCGGATTGCTGTATACCTCCTGGGGTGAGCCAACTTGTTCGACTCTTCCTTCGTTCATGACGACGACCCGATCCGCCAGCTCCAATGCTTCCTCCTGATCGTGGGTGACGAAGACAATCGTCAAACCCAGCTTCTCATGCAACCGGCGCAGCCAGCGACGAAGCTCTTGACGAACCTTTGCATCCAGTGCCCCAAAGGGTTCATCCAGCAAGAGAAATTTGGGTTCCACAGCTAATGCCCGTGCAAGCGCAACGCGTTGCCGCTGCCCCCCGGACAATTGGGAAGGGTAGCGATGGGCCAGCCCATCCAGCTGTACCAGCCTGAGAAGAGCGGATACCTTTTCTCTGATTTCCGCTTTGCCAAGCCTCACCTTGCGCGGACGGACTTTCAAGCCAAAGGCGATGTTTTCAAAAATATTCATATGCCGGAACAAAGCATAGTGCTGAAAGACAAAGCCCACGCCCCGCTCTCGAACATCACGATCCGTATTGTCTTCCCCGTTGAAAAAGACTTGCCCCTGATCGGCTCCCTCCAGCCCTGCGATCAGCCGCAACAGGGTTGTTTTTCCCGAGCCGGATGGTCCAAGCAAAGCGACCAGTTCCCCGGTAGGAATCTCCAGCTCCACATCCCGCAAAGCTTGAAAGGTTCCGTATGACTTGCTGATTCCTTTGATTTCGATACTCATGCGCGAGCCTCCCCGATGACTTCTGACACCGCTATGTCCTCTCGCTCCTGATGTTCGGATTTCCACTCAATCACACTTTTTAAGATCAACGTTACCAGCGCCAGCATCCCCAGCAAGGTAGCGACTGCAAACGCAGCAACGAATTGATATTCATTATATAAAATTTCCACATGCAACGGCAGTGTGTTTGTCATTCCGCGAATGTGACCCGAGACAACGGATACTGCTCCAAATTCCCCCATTGCTCTGGCATTGCACAGAATAACTCCGTACAACAGACCCCACTTGATATTGGGAAGTGTTATTTTCAAAAATGTTTGCCAGCCACTCGCACCAAGAGAAACAGCCGCTTCTTCCTCATCTTTTCCTTGCGCTTCCATAACCGGAATCAATTCTCTTGCCACAAAGGGAAACGTTACAAAGGTGGTTGCCAGAATAATCCCCGGTACCGCAAAAATGATCTTGATGTCATGAGCTTCCAGCCACGGTCCAAGTATTCCCTGACTGCCAAAGAGAAGAACAAAGATCAGTCCGGAAATAACGGGTGAGACGGCAAATGGAAGGTCGATCAGTGTCAACAGCACATTTTTTCCCCGGAATGAGAACTTCGCGATGGCCCAGGCTGCTGCCACGCCAAAGATGACATTGGCCGGCACGCTGATGACTGCCGTCAGCAAGGTCAGTCTGATCGCCGACAGTGTTTCTTCCTCCGTCACGGCACGGGCAAACAAGTCGACTCCCTCGCTGAAGGCGGCGGAAAAAACAGAAATCAACGGTACGATCAGGAACAGACCCATAAACAGCAGCGAGATACCAATCAATAGCCAGCGAATGTAAGCTGGTTCGCTTTTGTCTGTCACCCTTTCTCCCCTCCCTAGCGCGCAGCATCAAATTTATTCGTCTTCCACTGCAGGAAATTGATCAGAAGCAGCATGAGAAAGGATGCGATTAGCATGACCGAAGCGATCGCAGTAGCCCCCAAATAATCAAACTGCTCGAGCTTCGTCATGATCAACAATGGTACAATTTCGGTTTGCAGCGGCATATTGCCGGAAATAAAGACCACCGAACCATATTCCCCAAGTGCCCGTGCAAAGGCCAGCGCAAAACCTGTCATGATGGCAGGCAGCAAATACGGGACAATGACGCGCAAAAACGTCTGCAGGCGGGTTGCGCCAAGTGTTCGAGCAGCCTCTTCAATCTGCCGATCCCAATCTTGCAGCACAGGCTGTACCGTTCGCACGACAAAGGGCAGGCCGATAAAGGTCAACGCGATGAATATGCCGATCGGGGTGTACGCGATTTTGATGCCCCAGCTAGCGAATATCTGGCCAATCCAGCCGTTCTCCGAATAGATAGAAGCAAGCGCGATACCGGCAACGGCTGTAGGCAAAGCAAAAGGCAGGTCGACAATGCCGTCAATGATCCGTTTTCCGGGGAACTGATACCGCTCCAAAACCCAAGCAACTAAAACACCAAAAACGGCATTTACACATGCTGCACAGAAGGCAGTTAAAAAGCTGACTCGAAAGGAAACCAATACACGCTGGTCCGTGACTGTCATCCAAAGCTGCTCCCAGCTCATATTGGATGTCTTCAGAAAGAGGATCGACAACGGAATTAAGACAAGCAGACTGAGGTAGATCAGGGCGTACCCCATGGTGAGTCCAAAGCCTGGCAAGATCCCTCTCGAACTGATTCGTTTTCGCATGGTTGGCACCCCCAAAGATTTTCAATCTTGCGTCTGTTTTACTTCTTTGCGGGCTGATAGATCTGATCAAATATACCCCCATCAGAAAAATGCACTTGTTGTGCCTTGTCCCAGCCGCCAAAGACCTCTTGAATTGTAAAGAGTTCAATTTTGGGGAAGGGCGACGCAAGAGCAGCTCTGACTTCTTCAGACCGCGGGCGGTAGTAATGAGCGGCAGCAATCTCTTGAGCTTCCTTCGTGTAGAGGAACTTCAGGTACTCCGTTGCGATTTCTCTTGTCTGATGCTTGTCGACGTTTTTGTCTACAATCGTTACTGGCGGCTCCGCGAGAATGCTTATCGAGGGATTGACCAGATCAAACTTCTCCTTGCCCAGTTCATTGATCGCCAGATATGCCTCGTTTTCCCACGCAATCAATACATCGCCGATCCCTCTTTCCACAAATGTGGTGGTCGCGCCGCGCGCTCCCGAATCCAGAACGGGAACGTTTTTAAACAAGCGATTCACGTAATCCTGTGCTTTGGTTTCATCGCCGTTGTTGGCTTTCAAGGCGTAACCCCAGGCCGCCAGGTAATTCCACCTGGCCCCTCCTGATGTTTTCGGATTGGGGGTAATGACGGCTACGTCTTCCCGGATAAGGTCATCCCAATCCTGAATGTGTTTGGGGTTGCCTTTTCTGACCAGGAAAACGATGGTGGATGTATACGGTGCGCTGTTGTCAGGCAATCGACTCTGCCACTCTTTGGGCAGATATCCTCGTTCAGCGATTGCATCGATATCGTAAGCCAGCGCAAGTGTAACCACATCGGCTTCCAATCCGTCAATCACGGAACGGGACTGTTTTCCCGATCCCCCATGCGATTGTTTAATCGTGACGATTTGCCCCGTTTGTTGCTTCCAGTACGCTGCAAATCGCTGGTTGATCTCGTGGTACAATTCCCGGGTAGGATCGTAGGAGACATTGAGCAGTTCCACTGTAGCCTTGGGTTCGCCTGATTGGGGATTCCCTGAGCTTGCCGAGCATCCAATCAAGCTAAGGGACAGGATGACAGACAGCAGATGGAAAAACACTGGCCAACGAAACGGATGACGTCGATTCATCTGGATATTCCCTCTCCAATTCAAAGTATTTTAATCGGATTTTTCAAGTCATGTATACCGTCTGTTTTGTCACTTACGCCAGACGATTTCCCTCCCATCACTCAGATCATTTTCTGGAAAAACCCGCCCATTTACCGTATGTCTTTTATCTGGGTGCTGTTCATTGATTCGCGGAAAAAATTTAACTTTTCGTGCGCTATCGCTTCTCGGTGTTATTTGGTTTATGATGAGGATGACAGAAAGAAGGAGTGATCGTTTGTGATTACCGTGATGGTCAAGCGTCCTCATGAAGAGGCTTTTGCTTTACAGGTCAACAATATTGATGATGTGAAGGAGCTGGTCGGGGGAGATTATG
This window harbors:
- the cysW gene encoding sulfate ABC transporter permease subunit CysW, whose product is MGLFLIVPLISVFSAAFSEGVDLFARAVTEEETLSAIRLTLLTAVISVPANVIFGVAAAWAIAKFSFRGKNVLLTLIDLPFAVSPVISGLIFVLLFGSQGILGPWLEAHDIKIIFAVPGIILATTFVTFPFVARELIPVMEAQGKDEEEAAVSLGASGWQTFLKITLPNIKWGLLYGVILCNARAMGEFGAVSVVSGHIRGMTNTLPLHVEILYNEYQFVAAFAVATLLGMLALVTLILKSVIEWKSEHQEREDIAVSEVIGEARA
- a CDS encoding sulfate ABC transporter substrate-binding protein, with translation MNRRHPFRWPVFFHLLSVILSLSLIGCSASSGNPQSGEPKATVELLNVSYDPTRELYHEINQRFAAYWKQQTGQIVTIKQSHGGSGKQSRSVIDGLEADVVTLALAYDIDAIAERGYLPKEWQSRLPDNSAPYTSTIVFLVRKGNPKHIQDWDDLIREDVAVITPNPKTSGGARWNYLAAWGYALKANNGDETKAQDYVNRLFKNVPVLDSGARGATTTFVERGIGDVLIAWENEAYLAINELGKEKFDLVNPSISILAEPPVTIVDKNVDKHQTREIATEYLKFLYTKEAQEIAAAHYYRPRSEEVRAALASPFPKIELFTIQEVFGGWDKAQQVHFSDGGIFDQIYQPAKK
- the cysT gene encoding sulfate ABC transporter permease subunit CysT; this translates as MRKRISSRGILPGFGLTMGYALIYLSLLVLIPLSILFLKTSNMSWEQLWMTVTDQRVLVSFRVSFLTAFCAACVNAVFGVLVAWVLERYQFPGKRIIDGIVDLPFALPTAVAGIALASIYSENGWIGQIFASWGIKIAYTPIGIFIALTFIGLPFVVRTVQPVLQDWDRQIEEAARTLGATRLQTFLRVIVPYLLPAIMTGFALAFARALGEYGSVVFISGNMPLQTEIVPLLIMTKLEQFDYLGATAIASVMLIASFLMLLLINFLQWKTNKFDAAR
- a CDS encoding sulfate/molybdate ABC transporter ATP-binding protein, yielding MSIEIKGISKSYGTFQALRDVELEIPTGELVALLGPSGSGKTTLLRLIAGLEGADQGQVFFNGEDNTDRDVRERGVGFVFQHYALFRHMNIFENIAFGLKVRPRKVRLGKAEIREKVSALLRLVQLDGLAHRYPSQLSGGQRQRVALARALAVEPKFLLLDEPFGALDAKVRQELRRWLRRLHEKLGLTIVFVTHDQEEALELADRVVVMNEGRVEQVGSPQEVYSNPANPFVYSFLGRVNFFRGRVDNGKVKLGEAEFDVDWAAETNNQPAVGYVRPHDVEVSRSPKNPRSVLSELCYIYDLGSVIRLELRRKDTGEILEAEVSRHRFAELAPRPADTLYVTLQHVAFYINGQLIRG